The candidate division TA06 bacterium sequence ATCGTTGGCCAGCCGCATGGTATCCTGCTGCCTTATCTGGGTGGCCTGGCAAATGGTATTGATGGCGTGAAGGTCCTCTGTCCGCCTGCTCAGTGCGGAAACGGCGCTGATGAAAGCATCGGCCGAAAGCGTGGTCTGGGCCAGCACCCCCAGCTTTTTCTGGACCTTGAAATTGTTTTGGTTGTACACCACCGAGTTCTTTCCGGCGTAACCCTTGAGGGCTATCACTTCCGGATGCTCGGCCTCGCCCACTATCACCACTTGGCGTCCCTCCTCCTTCAGCAGGGCCGTGGCCTTTTGGGCTTTGGTCACGAAGGGGCAGGTGGCGTCCACGATCGTAATGCCTTTTTTCATGAGTCCGGCTATTACGCGGGGGTGCACGCCGTGCGAGCGGATGATGACTGTGCCGCTTTTGATCCGGGAAAGATCTTTGACCGCCTTGACCCCGCAGGCCTCCAGTTGGGCCACCACCTGGGGATTGTGGATGATGGGCCCCAGGGTATATACCGGTTTTTTCGACCTTTGGGCTATCTCGAACGCCATGTTCACCGCCCGCTTCACCCCGAAGCAGAACCCGGCGCTTTGGGCCACCTTTATCTTCATCAGGACACTTCCTTCAGACCGGCTATCCGTTCCATGATCAACCGGCTCAGGTCCACATATCCGCTTTTTTCGGACGGGAAAGATTCTATCTCGGCCACGGTGATCGGCCGGCCGAACCGGGCCGTCAGCTTGTGTTTCCTGCCCAGCAGTTCCCGCAAACCCA is a genomic window containing:
- the ispH gene encoding 4-hydroxy-3-methylbut-2-enyl diphosphate reductase, with amino-acid sequence MKIKVAQSAGFCFGVKRAVNMAFEIAQRSKKPVYTLGPIIHNPQVVAQLEACGVKAVKDLSRIKSGTVIIRSHGVHPRVIAGLMKKGITIVDATCPFVTKAQKATALLKEEGRQVVIVGEAEHPEVIALKGYAGKNSVVYNQNNFKVQKKLGVLAQTTLSADAFISAVSALSRRTEDLHAINTICQATQIRQQDTMRLANDSDVTIVVGGRNSANTSRLLELCRKVGRPAHHVETERELNAKWFQNCTKTGVTAGASTPDSMVKKVVERIRELTDKKRRHRAEVRIGNRLTKKQEQKTEDRTGDI